A DNA window from Cutaneotrichosporon cavernicola HIS019 DNA, chromosome: 2 contains the following coding sequences:
- the smb1 gene encoding uncharacterized protein (snRNP Sm proteins), with amino-acid sequence MPPPKAKHSKMVTLLHYRLKVTLNDGRQLVGQMLAYDKHMNFVLAECEEFRTVKGKKTKDTPAGEPTPTVQQKRTLGLVILRGETIVSVSVEGPPPATSEGPGIAAGPGRGVPAGRGMPLGGGAGAPAMAARPMPYARPPPGFPPGMAPPPGMPPGFPQGMPPGMPPGFRPPGGPPGFPPGFPPRPPA; translated from the exons ATG ccgccccccaaggccaagcacTCGAAGATGGTGACGCTGTTGCACTACCGTCTCAAGGTGACGCTCAACGACGGCCGCCAGCTCGTGGGTCAGATGCTCGCATACGACAAGCACATGAACTTTGTGCTGGCCGAGTGCGAGGAGTTTAGAACGGTCAAG GGCAAGAAGACCAAGGACACGCCGGCCGGCGAGCCAACCCCAACGGTGCAGCAGAAGCGCacgcttggcctcgtcaTCCTGCGCGGCGAGACGATCGTGAGCGTGTCCGTCGAGGGCCCGCCTCCCGCCACATCGGAGGGACCAGGCATCGCTGCTGGCCCAGGTCGCGGCGTACCTGCCGGCCGTGGGATgccgctcggcggcggggctGGCGCCCCGGCCATGGCAGCGCGTCCTATGCCTTACGCGCGCCCACCACCGGGCTTCCCTCCGGGGatggcgccgccgccaggGATGCCACCTGGGTTCCCCCAGGGAATGCCTCCTGG aaTGCCGCCTGGATTCCGTCCGCCCGGGGGACCTCCCGGCTTCCCTCCTGG ATTTCCGCCCCGTCCCCCCGCATAG